From one Streptomyces sp. R41 genomic stretch:
- a CDS encoding alpha/beta hydrolase, giving the protein MTTNDAQQIERANATGRVPVVFVHGLWLLPSSWDRWAAHFEQAGFAPVSLSWPDDPDTVEEAKAHPEVFAGKTVGQVADHLEGLIGGLDKKPALVGHSFGGLLTQILAGRGRSAVSVAIDPAPFRGVLPLPISSLRSSAPVLGNPANRHRAVPLTYDQFRYGFANAVGEEEAKELYDTFAVPAPGAPLFQAATANFNPWTEAKVDTENPDRGPLLIISGEKDHTVPWAIANASYKKQQRNPGVTEITEIKDRGHALTIDHGWQEVADTALEFVRRFV; this is encoded by the coding sequence ATGACCACCAACGACGCACAGCAGATCGAGCGGGCCAACGCCACCGGCCGCGTCCCGGTCGTCTTCGTCCACGGTCTGTGGCTGCTGCCGAGCAGCTGGGATCGGTGGGCCGCGCACTTCGAGCAGGCCGGTTTCGCGCCGGTCTCGCTGTCCTGGCCCGACGACCCCGACACGGTCGAGGAGGCCAAGGCCCACCCGGAGGTGTTCGCCGGCAAAACGGTCGGGCAGGTCGCCGACCACCTGGAGGGGCTCATCGGTGGCCTCGACAAGAAGCCCGCCCTGGTCGGTCATTCCTTCGGCGGACTGCTCACCCAGATTCTGGCCGGCCGCGGGCGGTCCGCCGTCTCGGTGGCGATCGACCCGGCGCCGTTCCGGGGTGTGCTGCCCCTGCCGATATCCTCCCTGCGCTCCTCCGCGCCCGTCCTCGGCAACCCGGCCAACCGGCACCGGGCCGTCCCGCTCACCTACGACCAGTTCCGGTACGGCTTCGCCAACGCGGTCGGCGAGGAGGAGGCCAAGGAGCTGTACGACACCTTCGCGGTGCCCGCACCGGGCGCGCCGCTCTTCCAGGCGGCCACGGCCAACTTCAACCCGTGGACCGAGGCCAAGGTCGACACCGAGAACCCGGACCGCGGCCCGCTGCTGATCATCTCCGGCGAGAAGGACCACACCGTGCCGTGGGCCATCGCCAACGCCTCCTACAAGAAGCAGCAGCGCAACCCCGGCGTCACCGAGATCACCGAGATCAAGGACCGCGGGCACGCGCTGACCATCGACCACGGCTGGCAGGAAGTCGCCGATACGGCCCTGGAGTTCGTCCGCCGTTTCGTCTGA
- a CDS encoding serine hydrolase domain-containing protein: MSQHVPDVQGHCDARFSAVRAAFEENFRERGELGAAVTVTLDGETVVDLWGGWADATRTRPWERETLVNVWSTSKGPTSLCAHILADRGLLDFDAPVASYWPEFAAAGKETVLVRHLLSHRAGLSGLRAPHTLTQLCDWELTVERLAAQEPWWEPGSQSGYHALTFGHLVGEVVRRVSGLLPGAFLEREVTGPLGIDFTIGLPEKEADRAAELVHPPAASSSEQAAIFAQLAPAALAALANPLVGAAEANTPEWRAAEIPAANGHGTARAVAALYAIFARRGAYGSRQVLSPEAAERVREGQGSCRDLVLGAGFENETEIGLGLWLSGPNGSYGPNPRAFGHDGFGGSCGLADPEAGVSVGYVMNRMGPHIADDPRKMALVDALYSAL, from the coding sequence ATGTCCCAGCACGTGCCTGATGTTCAAGGCCACTGCGACGCGCGCTTCTCGGCGGTGCGCGCCGCGTTCGAGGAGAACTTCCGCGAGCGTGGCGAACTGGGCGCGGCGGTGACCGTCACGCTCGACGGGGAGACCGTGGTGGACCTGTGGGGCGGCTGGGCCGACGCGACGCGCACCCGCCCCTGGGAGCGCGAGACGCTGGTCAACGTGTGGTCGACGTCGAAGGGGCCGACCTCACTGTGCGCCCACATCCTGGCCGATCGGGGGCTGCTCGACTTCGACGCCCCGGTGGCCAGTTACTGGCCCGAGTTCGCGGCGGCGGGCAAGGAGACGGTCCTCGTACGGCATCTGCTGTCGCACCGGGCGGGACTGTCCGGGCTCCGCGCGCCGCACACGCTCACGCAGCTCTGCGACTGGGAGCTGACCGTCGAGCGCCTCGCAGCCCAGGAGCCGTGGTGGGAGCCCGGGTCCCAGTCCGGCTATCACGCGCTCACGTTCGGCCATCTGGTCGGCGAGGTGGTGCGTCGAGTCTCCGGGCTGCTGCCGGGCGCCTTCCTGGAGCGGGAGGTAACCGGGCCGCTCGGGATCGACTTCACCATCGGACTGCCGGAGAAGGAGGCCGACCGGGCGGCCGAGCTGGTGCACCCGCCGGCCGCGTCCAGCAGTGAACAGGCGGCGATCTTCGCCCAGTTGGCGCCCGCGGCGCTGGCCGCGCTCGCCAATCCGCTCGTCGGCGCGGCAGAGGCGAACACGCCAGAGTGGCGAGCGGCCGAGATCCCGGCCGCGAACGGCCACGGGACGGCCCGCGCCGTCGCCGCGCTGTACGCGATCTTCGCCCGGCGAGGCGCGTACGGCTCCCGGCAGGTGCTCTCGCCGGAGGCCGCCGAGCGGGTGCGCGAGGGGCAGGGCAGCTGCCGTGACCTGGTGCTGGGCGCCGGGTTCGAGAACGAGACGGAGATCGGGCTCGGGCTGTGGCTGAGCGGGCCCAACGGGTCGTACGGACCCAACCCGAGGGCTTTCGGACACGACGGCTTCGGCGGCTCCTGCGGTCTCGCCGACCCCGAGGCGGGCGTCTCCGTCGGGTACGTCATGAACCGCATGGGCCCGCACATCGCCGACGATCCAAGGAAGATGGCGCTCGTCGACGCCCTGTACAGCGCGCTCTGA
- a CDS encoding TolB family protein — translation MTRTTRLVILLAAVVLLGAVGTGSVLYAAHRSDMRDQQQADGPTVRAGTVSLRPTAGRRLLVRNLAWGPHRDEIATVPADDPQGPRTASGVKCLRFHAAAGTGICLQAVHGALEDTYRAVVLDSHLHELHHFPAAGIPTRARVSPSGHMVAWTVFVSGDSYAGTNFSTRTAIVDTRNWAIDDNLETFHIIKDGRPYRAADTNIWGVTFADDTQFYATLATGGQTYLVRGDVAARTLTTLHRNVECPSLSPDGNRIAYKKRVKGASPDAPWRLYVLDLRTMTETATAEQRNIDDQALWADDSTLVYALPGDYGSDLWTVPANGTGAARRLMTSAVAPAYLG, via the coding sequence ATGACCCGAACAACCCGCCTGGTGATCCTGCTGGCCGCCGTTGTGCTGCTCGGCGCGGTCGGCACCGGGTCGGTGCTGTACGCCGCCCACCGGTCGGACATGCGTGACCAGCAGCAGGCGGACGGTCCGACCGTGCGGGCCGGTACCGTCTCGCTCCGGCCGACGGCCGGCCGCCGACTGCTGGTGCGCAATCTGGCCTGGGGCCCGCACCGCGACGAGATCGCCACCGTGCCCGCCGACGATCCGCAGGGGCCGCGTACCGCGTCGGGCGTCAAGTGCCTGCGCTTCCACGCGGCAGCCGGTACCGGCATCTGCCTGCAGGCCGTGCACGGCGCACTGGAGGACACCTACCGGGCGGTGGTACTCGACTCGCACCTGCACGAGCTGCACCACTTCCCGGCAGCAGGCATCCCGACCCGGGCCCGGGTCTCACCCTCCGGCCACATGGTCGCCTGGACGGTCTTCGTCAGCGGAGACTCCTACGCCGGCACCAACTTCTCCACCCGCACCGCCATCGTCGACACCCGCAACTGGGCCATCGACGACAACCTGGAGACCTTCCACATCATCAAGGACGGCCGGCCCTACCGCGCCGCGGACACCAACATCTGGGGCGTCACCTTCGCCGACGACACCCAGTTCTACGCCACGCTGGCGACCGGCGGCCAGACCTACCTGGTCCGCGGCGACGTTGCCGCACGCACCCTCACCACCTTGCACCGCAACGTCGAATGCCCCTCCCTCTCCCCCGACGGCAACCGGATCGCCTACAAGAAACGCGTCAAGGGAGCCTCACCCGACGCCCCCTGGCGGCTGTACGTCCTCGACCTGCGCACCATGACGGAGACCGCGACCGCCGAACAGCGCAACATCGACGACCAGGCACTGTGGGCCGACGACTCCACCCTCGTCTACGCCCTCCCCGGCGACTACGGCTCGGACCTGTGGACCGTCCCCGCCAACGGCACCGGCGCAGCCCGCCGGCTCATGACCTCGGCCGTCGCCCCCGCCTATCTGGGGTGA
- a CDS encoding DUF6884 domain-containing protein: MTAIDHLDCFEPQLVVIPCGSRKLGRRARAADLYVGSYHRACRKAADALQPDRLLILSARYGLLDLDDVIEPYDTSHGAADAITAQVLLKQATVRGIVLLDPVVALGGARHVSLVRAIWPHARTPLAGTRGMGEQMARLAQLRNGRDEQLTSLPSASSSTMGPAANARSRPISEGVVHPSS, encoded by the coding sequence ATGACAGCGATCGACCATCTCGACTGCTTCGAACCACAACTCGTCGTCATCCCGTGCGGCAGCCGCAAACTGGGCCGGCGCGCACGAGCGGCGGACCTGTATGTCGGCTCCTACCACCGTGCGTGCCGTAAGGCGGCTGACGCACTGCAGCCTGACCGGCTGCTCATCCTCTCCGCACGCTACGGCCTGCTCGACCTCGACGACGTCATCGAGCCGTACGACACATCCCATGGCGCCGCCGACGCCATAACGGCCCAAGTCCTCCTGAAGCAGGCGACTGTGCGCGGCATCGTGCTCCTCGACCCCGTTGTGGCCCTCGGCGGCGCACGACATGTGAGCCTCGTCCGCGCCATCTGGCCGCACGCCCGCACGCCGCTGGCCGGGACACGCGGCATGGGTGAGCAAATGGCCCGACTCGCACAGTTGCGCAATGGACGGGATGAACAGCTGACGAGCCTCCCGTCGGCGAGCAGCTCCACGATGGGGCCCGCCGCAAACGCGCGGAGCAGACCCATCAGTGAAGGAGTCGTTCATCCCTCGTCGTGA
- a CDS encoding GntR family transcriptional regulator — MARTTHPSDHEPLYSRIATQLLGELRDGSIPPGERLPGERELATRFGVSRETVRQALQMLRRSGLVSTDRRGSHATLPGTAAEHVPSLDFPVGAHTAEPCAVQRTTVNWEAPPPEHAHALGLAPRRPTLVHRYESAAADGTGLRTAVTSFSAVAVTEVAELARYRDRADGTAEAQLRRAYDWMRKAGLTLHHRDSITRLPQSMRVTRRVHDQYDRPLEITDLVVDAQQDALVYEFTLPAAG, encoded by the coding sequence ATGGCCCGCACCACCCATCCATCCGACCACGAGCCGCTGTACTCGCGGATCGCCACGCAACTGCTCGGCGAACTGCGCGACGGTTCCATTCCACCTGGTGAACGACTGCCGGGAGAACGGGAGTTGGCCACCCGCTTCGGCGTGAGCCGCGAGACCGTACGGCAGGCGCTGCAGATGCTGCGGCGCAGCGGCCTGGTCTCCACCGACCGGCGCGGCAGCCACGCCACGCTGCCCGGCACCGCCGCCGAGCACGTCCCCTCCCTCGACTTTCCCGTCGGGGCGCACACCGCCGAACCGTGCGCCGTCCAGCGGACCACGGTGAACTGGGAGGCTCCCCCACCGGAGCACGCGCACGCGCTCGGACTCGCCCCGCGGCGCCCGACGCTGGTCCACCGCTACGAGTCGGCCGCGGCGGACGGCACCGGTCTGCGGACGGCCGTGACCTCGTTCTCGGCGGTGGCGGTGACCGAGGTCGCGGAGCTGGCGCGCTACCGCGACCGCGCGGACGGCACCGCGGAGGCGCAGCTGCGCCGGGCGTACGACTGGATGCGCAAGGCGGGGCTGACCCTGCACCACCGGGACTCGATCACCCGGCTCCCGCAGTCCATGCGGGTCACCCGGCGCGTGCACGACCAGTACGACCGGCCCTTGGAGATCACCGATCTGGTGGTGGACGCCCAACAGGACGCCCTGGTCTACGAGTTCACCCTGCCGGCGGCCGGATGA
- a CDS encoding MFS transporter, whose amino-acid sequence MYLADSRSTKAAVAPDTRPGRRSAAVPGTVLALGAVSLITDISSEMVTAVLPLYVVAGLGLSPLGFGLLDGINNGVGALVRLAGGHLADRGGRRHKVVAGLGYGLSAVCKPLLLLAHTLPMISAVLAADRTGKGLRTAPRDAMISLATQPEHRGRAFGVHRAMDTTGALLGPLVAFAVLRATVDGYDAVFAVSGCVAVLGVLVLVLFVPRHLVAPADAVRLPEPAPPALRDAIGLLRRPELRRLTVCATLLGLTTVSDSFLYLLLQREGDLPAHLFPLLPLGTAAFFLLLAVPLGALADRVSRRRLFLAGHGVLLLGYGLVLSPWHGVPAVVAVLVLHGTFYATTDGVLAAATAGVVPAQHQGAGQALVGTGQALARFTCSLAFGAAWSLWGGRTALAVTAAALAVSAVVASFVLRIADEVPA is encoded by the coding sequence GTGTATCTCGCGGACTCCCGCAGCACCAAGGCCGCCGTCGCCCCGGACACCCGTCCGGGGCGGCGGTCGGCCGCTGTGCCCGGCACCGTGCTGGCCCTGGGTGCGGTCAGCCTGATCACGGACATCTCCTCGGAGATGGTCACGGCCGTCCTGCCGCTGTACGTGGTCGCGGGCCTCGGCCTGTCGCCGCTCGGTTTCGGTCTCCTTGACGGCATCAACAACGGCGTCGGGGCCCTGGTCCGGCTGGCCGGCGGTCACCTCGCCGACCGGGGAGGCCGCCGGCACAAGGTCGTGGCGGGCCTCGGCTACGGCCTGTCGGCGGTGTGCAAGCCGCTGCTGCTGCTCGCCCACACCCTCCCCATGATCAGCGCCGTGCTCGCGGCCGACCGCACCGGCAAAGGACTGCGCACCGCCCCTCGGGACGCGATGATCTCCCTGGCCACCCAACCCGAGCACCGGGGAAGGGCGTTCGGGGTGCACCGCGCCATGGACACCACCGGAGCGCTGCTCGGCCCGCTCGTCGCCTTCGCCGTGCTACGGGCCACCGTCGACGGCTACGACGCGGTCTTCGCGGTCAGCGGCTGCGTCGCCGTGCTCGGGGTCCTGGTGCTGGTGCTCTTCGTGCCCCGCCACCTCGTCGCCCCCGCCGATGCGGTACGGCTCCCCGAACCGGCCCCGCCGGCACTGCGTGACGCCATCGGGCTGCTGCGCCGTCCGGAACTGCGCCGGCTCACGGTGTGCGCGACCCTGCTCGGCCTGACCACCGTCAGCGACTCCTTCCTGTATCTGCTGCTCCAGCGCGAAGGGGACCTGCCCGCCCATCTGTTCCCGCTGCTGCCTCTGGGCACGGCCGCCTTCTTCCTGCTGCTCGCCGTCCCGCTCGGCGCACTCGCCGACCGCGTCAGCCGCCGCCGGCTCTTCCTGGCCGGCCACGGCGTCCTGCTCCTCGGCTACGGCCTGGTGCTCTCCCCGTGGCACGGTGTCCCGGCCGTGGTCGCCGTCCTGGTGCTGCACGGCACCTTCTACGCCACCACCGACGGCGTGCTCGCCGCCGCCACTGCGGGAGTCGTCCCCGCACAGCACCAGGGTGCCGGGCAGGCGCTGGTGGGCACCGGCCAGGCGCTGGCCCGGTTCACCTGCTCGCTCGCCTTCGGCGCGGCCTGGAGCCTGTGGGGCGGGCGCACCGCCCTCGCCGTCACCGCAGCCGCGCTGGCCGTCAGCGCCGTCGTGGCCTCGTTCGTCCTTCGTATCGCCGATGAGGTGCCCGCATGA
- a CDS encoding alpha/beta fold hydrolase, with product MSTFTTSDGTDIFYKDWGSGQPVVFSHGWPLNADTWDGQARLVAENGFRAVAHDRRGHGRSGQPWQGNHMDQYADDLAELIETLNLNDVILVGHSTGGGEVARYIGRHGTSRVAKAVLLGAVPPLMLKTDANPEGTPIDAFDGIRSGVEADRSQFYWDLSEAFFGFNRPGATESEGMRRAFWLWSMQVGLKGAYDCIKQFSETDFTEDLARIDVPTLVAHGDDDQIVPIGAAALKTAQLVKDATLKVYPGAPHGLVGEFEKAFNADLLDFIRS from the coding sequence ATGAGCACGTTCACGACTTCCGACGGCACCGACATCTTCTACAAGGACTGGGGCAGTGGGCAGCCCGTCGTCTTCAGCCACGGCTGGCCGCTCAACGCGGACACGTGGGACGGCCAGGCGAGGCTGGTCGCCGAGAACGGCTTCCGGGCCGTCGCACACGATCGCCGCGGACACGGCCGCTCCGGGCAGCCGTGGCAGGGCAACCACATGGACCAGTACGCCGACGATCTGGCCGAGCTCATCGAGACGCTCAACCTCAACGACGTGATCTTGGTGGGGCACTCGACCGGCGGCGGCGAGGTGGCCCGCTATATCGGCCGGCACGGCACCTCGCGAGTGGCCAAGGCCGTCCTGCTGGGCGCGGTCCCGCCGCTGATGCTGAAGACGGACGCGAACCCGGAGGGCACGCCCATCGACGCCTTCGACGGGATCCGGTCAGGGGTCGAGGCGGACCGTTCCCAGTTCTACTGGGACCTGAGCGAGGCCTTCTTCGGCTTCAACCGGCCCGGCGCCACCGAGTCCGAGGGCATGCGCCGCGCGTTCTGGCTGTGGAGCATGCAGGTCGGCCTCAAGGGCGCCTACGACTGCATCAAGCAGTTCTCGGAGACCGACTTCACCGAGGACCTGGCCCGTATCGACGTGCCGACGCTCGTCGCGCACGGTGACGACGACCAGATCGTGCCGATCGGCGCCGCGGCTCTGAAGACGGCCCAGCTCGTCAAGGACGCCACGCTCAAGGTGTACCCGGGTGCTCCGCACGGCCTGGTGGGCGAGTTCGAGAAGGCCTTCAACGCCGATCTCCTCGACTTCATCCGCAGCTGA
- a CDS encoding carboxypeptidase regulatory-like domain-containing protein gives MGTGIVANAAVTLPRSFHGLRAAATVVWLGAALLLFLLAVGYLRQRALRVHAADPVMAQFFGAPPMALLTVGAGTLLLGRRLIGLEAALDVEWVLWSLGTALGLVTACTVPYLMVTRHRFAPEAAFGGWLMPVVPPMVSAAAGALLVPYTPAGQPRLALLLGCYAMLGLGLVTALLVLAMIYSRLVHHDAPTGAMVPTVWIGLGALGQSVTALGALAAVAPSALPAPYARGTAVFALLGGIVVWGFAMLWLALAIGLTARTIRAGLPFAPTWWSFIFPVGACVTATGALAARTGSELFIWTAVGLYALLVIAWVVVAGHSLRHAARHGRRRPVAGHARRRPAEPDLWLGVAAMLTGTVRSTTDGRPISEARVTLLDPAGDVVGITLTAEDGSYAFTDLEADHYTVVAAGYPAQAAPLTLEATGQDAFDLTLAHDEG, from the coding sequence ATGGGCACGGGCATCGTCGCCAACGCGGCGGTCACCCTGCCCCGGAGCTTCCACGGACTGCGGGCTGCCGCCACGGTGGTCTGGCTGGGCGCCGCGCTGCTGCTGTTCCTGCTGGCCGTCGGTTACCTCAGGCAGCGGGCGCTGCGGGTACACGCGGCTGATCCGGTGATGGCCCAGTTCTTCGGCGCGCCGCCGATGGCGCTGCTCACGGTGGGTGCCGGGACGCTGCTGCTCGGCCGACGGCTGATCGGGCTTGAGGCAGCGCTGGATGTGGAGTGGGTGCTTTGGTCGCTCGGTACCGCGCTCGGTCTTGTCACGGCCTGCACGGTGCCCTATTTGATGGTCACCCGGCACCGTTTCGCGCCGGAAGCGGCGTTCGGCGGCTGGCTGATGCCGGTGGTGCCGCCGATGGTCTCCGCCGCGGCGGGCGCGCTGCTTGTCCCCTACACACCGGCCGGGCAACCGCGGCTCGCCCTGCTACTGGGCTGCTACGCGATGCTCGGGCTCGGCCTCGTCACGGCGCTGCTGGTGCTGGCCATGATCTACAGCCGCCTGGTGCACCATGACGCACCCACCGGAGCGATGGTGCCCACGGTGTGGATCGGCCTCGGGGCGTTGGGTCAGTCGGTGACAGCGCTCGGCGCGCTGGCCGCGGTCGCGCCGAGCGCGCTGCCCGCGCCGTACGCGCGGGGCACCGCGGTCTTCGCGCTGCTGGGCGGAATCGTGGTGTGGGGCTTCGCCATGCTGTGGCTGGCGCTCGCCATAGGGCTGACCGCGCGGACGATCCGTGCCGGGCTGCCCTTCGCGCCCACTTGGTGGTCCTTCATCTTCCCGGTCGGTGCCTGTGTGACTGCCACCGGTGCCCTCGCGGCGCGGACCGGCTCGGAGCTGTTCATCTGGACGGCCGTCGGGCTCTATGCGCTGCTCGTCATCGCCTGGGTGGTGGTGGCCGGCCACTCCCTACGCCATGCAGCCAGGCATGGGCGCCGCCGGCCCGTCGCCGGGCACGCGCGCCGACGGCCCGCCGAGCCGGACCTGTGGCTCGGCGTGGCAGCCATGCTCACTGGCACCGTCCGCAGCACCACCGACGGACGCCCGATTTCCGAGGCCCGGGTCACCCTCCTGGACCCGGCGGGCGATGTCGTCGGCATCACACTCACCGCCGAGGACGGCTCGTACGCCTTCACCGATCTCGAAGCCGACCACTACACCGTCGTAGCCGCGGGGTACCCGGCTCAAGCGGCACCCCTCACACTCGAGGCCACCGGCCAGGACGCCTTCGATCTGACGCTGGCTCACGACGAGGGATGA